The following coding sequences lie in one Euhalothece natronophila Z-M001 genomic window:
- a CDS encoding HepT-like ribonuclease domain-containing protein, with translation MENMQLQDAVIRRLLVIAEAARRVSEETRQRFSNIAWQEINGMRNRLVHEYDDVNLNIVWDVVQFEIPELIQELKSNTSLE, from the coding sequence TTGGAAAATATGCAACTTCAAGATGCTGTCATTCGAAGGCTTTTGGTGATTGCTGAAGCCGCAAGACGAGTTTCCGAAGAGACTCGACAAAGGTTTTCCAATATTGCCTGGCAGGAAATCAATGGTATGCGAAATCGATTAGTTCATGAATATGATGATGTAAATCTGAATATTGTCTGGGATGTCGTTCAATTTGAGATACCAGAATTGATCCAAGAATTGAAATCAAACACTTCTCTTGAATAA
- a CDS encoding nucleotidyltransferase family protein → MLEINDISTPIELPMKQIAEFCQRWQVIEFALFGSVLRNDFRSDSDVDVMVQFHPDAHPRFRTLDQMEAELKTMFHREVDLITREGIEASRNDLRRREILSSIQVIYAKRSLIPA, encoded by the coding sequence ATGCTGGAGATAAACGATATTTCTACCCCAATTGAACTGCCGATGAAACAAATTGCTGAATTTTGTCAACGTTGGCAAGTCATTGAGTTTGCGCTGTTTGGTTCAGTGCTACGGAATGATTTTCGTTCAGACAGCGATGTGGATGTCATGGTGCAATTTCATCCCGATGCTCACCCAAGGTTTAGAACATTAGATCAAATGGAAGCAGAACTAAAAACGATGTTTCATCGGGAGGTTGACTTAATTACTCGTGAAGGGATTGAAGCCAGTCGCAACGACTTACGCCGTCGTGAAATCCTTTCCTCGATTCAGGTGATTTATGCAAAGAGATCGTTAATTCCTGCTTGA
- a CDS encoding metal ABC transporter permease: MSLEIEITRVIELFELPFMQRAVIGGALTGLIGGFLGSFTILRQLSFFSDALGHSALLGISLGLLLEVNPSVVLLPFAVFFALGVGYLLQRTELWTDALLNIIYSSSLAIGIIILSFVRRQTGINNLLFGDILAIRQSDIILSGFLLVGCILFIGLTLRTQMLMILHEPLAVARGISVSLHRTLFIVLLSLVVAIAINAVGVLLVSAFVVIPAAAARLMSSSFIHYIFLSAGLGTVCAVLGVFFSAVFNLPSGPTIVATQLGIFLSAIAFSQVRLLTS; the protein is encoded by the coding sequence ATGTCCTTAGAAATAGAAATTACACGGGTAATTGAGTTATTTGAGCTTCCTTTTATGCAGCGAGCAGTGATAGGAGGAGCTTTAACTGGTTTAATTGGAGGATTTCTTGGCAGTTTTACCATTTTACGGCAATTATCGTTTTTTAGTGATGCTTTAGGGCATTCTGCACTATTAGGGATTAGTCTTGGGTTATTATTAGAGGTGAATCCCTCTGTGGTTTTATTACCCTTTGCGGTTTTCTTTGCCCTCGGTGTGGGTTATCTCCTCCAGCGCACCGAATTATGGACAGATGCCCTGCTCAATATTATTTATTCTTCGTCTCTTGCCATTGGGATTATCATTCTCAGTTTTGTGCGTCGCCAAACAGGAATTAATAACTTGCTATTTGGGGATATTTTGGCAATTCGACAATCAGATATTATTCTGAGTGGCTTCCTTTTAGTCGGTTGTATTTTATTTATTGGGCTGACTCTACGCACCCAAATGTTAATGATTTTGCATGAACCTTTAGCAGTTGCCCGAGGGATTTCGGTATCTCTACACCGTACCCTATTTATTGTTTTATTATCCCTTGTGGTTGCGATTGCGATTAATGCAGTAGGGGTATTACTGGTTAGTGCTTTTGTGGTGATTCCTGCAGCAGCTGCCCGATTAATGAGTTCAAGTTTTATTCACTATATCTTTTTATCCGCAGGGTTAGGAACAGTTTGTGCGGTGTTAGGAGTCTTTTTCTCGGCAGTGTTTAATTTACCTTCAGGGCCAACGATTGTTGCGACACAATTAGGGATTTTTCTAAGCGCGATCGCGTTTTCTCAGGTTAGACTTTTAACGAGTTGA